In Granulicatella elegans, one genomic interval encodes:
- a CDS encoding deoxyguanosinetriphosphate triphosphohydrolase, producing MEWKTLLATTRLSDKESNHRNEFDDDYKRIVTSPAFRRLQDKTQVFPLERLDFIHTRLTHSLEVAMIARTLVSEIVRSLQQESLTETDSSKQEMMNYQSDIARIVECASLLHDIGNPPYGHFGEDIIRQWFKKNLPKILAEYSDVADEFLESPYVHDFYHFEGNAQSLRIISKLHDFKGNFDGLDLTPATINTILKYTRASNQPKTEKITSKKVGFFRSEEDNFRQITSITGTGENRHPLTFILEAADDIAYLIADMEDAIGKGALRFAVVKEYLHSVLKEDKTSPHSKKVVKILETIDEEIFSINQFFVDIRTMLIDAATESFVIHYDQIMNGDYQQDLLTESSAHGLYTHLRKISEDKIYDHKSILRLEISGYSTLTYLLDSFVPPLVAYDTNRRLDYVDLKKIGIISESQKRSYHYFAEGKSEVEKLYLRLLLATDFISGMTDSYAHQLYRDMVGI from the coding sequence ATGGAATGGAAAACTTTATTGGCAACTACTCGTCTTTCAGACAAAGAGTCAAACCATCGTAACGAGTTTGATGATGATTATAAAAGAATTGTAACAAGTCCAGCTTTTAGGCGATTACAAGATAAAACGCAAGTATTTCCTTTAGAAAGATTAGACTTTATTCATACAAGGTTAACACATTCTTTAGAAGTAGCAATGATTGCAAGAACGCTAGTGAGTGAAATTGTACGGTCATTGCAACAAGAGTCATTGACTGAAACAGATTCCAGCAAACAAGAAATGATGAACTATCAAAGTGATATTGCTAGAATTGTAGAATGTGCTAGTTTATTACATGATATTGGTAATCCTCCTTATGGACATTTTGGAGAAGATATTATTCGACAATGGTTTAAGAAGAATTTACCTAAGATTTTAGCAGAATATTCAGATGTTGCAGATGAATTTTTAGAAAGTCCTTATGTACATGATTTTTATCATTTTGAAGGGAACGCTCAATCACTAAGAATTATATCGAAGTTACATGATTTTAAGGGAAACTTTGATGGATTAGATTTAACTCCAGCAACTATTAATACGATTTTAAAATACACACGTGCTTCAAATCAGCCGAAAACGGAGAAAATCACTTCGAAAAAAGTAGGATTTTTTAGATCTGAAGAAGATAATTTTCGTCAAATTACTTCGATTACAGGAACTGGTGAAAATCGCCATCCATTGACGTTTATTTTAGAAGCTGCAGATGATATTGCCTATTTAATAGCAGATATGGAAGATGCCATTGGAAAAGGTGCTTTAAGATTTGCCGTTGTAAAAGAATATTTACATTCCGTATTAAAAGAAGATAAAACTTCTCCGCATTCAAAAAAAGTCGTGAAAATATTAGAAACAATTGATGAAGAAATTTTTAGTATTAATCAATTTTTTGTCGATATAAGAACGATGTTAATCGATGCAGCGACAGAGTCTTTTGTCATTCATTATGATCAGATTATGAATGGTGACTATCAACAAGATTTATTAACGGAGTCTAGTGCGCATGGGTTATACACTCATTTAAGAAAAATTTCTGAAGATAAAATCTATGATCATAAGAGTATTTTACGATTAGAAATTTCAGGTTATTCTACTTTAACGTATTTATTAGATAGTTTTGTTCCACCATTAGTAGCCTATGATACAAACCGTCGATTGGATTATGTTGATTTGAAGAAAATTGGTATCATTTCAGAAAGTCAAAAACGTTCGTATCATTATTTTGCAGAAGGTAAATCTGAAGTAGAGAAATTATATTTACGCTTATTATTGGCAACTGATTTTATATCAGGAATGACGGATAGTTATGCGCATCAACTTTACCGAGATATGGTAGGAATTTAG
- a CDS encoding M42 family metallopeptidase produces the protein MNQTLEYLQELLAVPSPTGYTVGVQEYLMKTLEKLGYPYKRTPKGNIIVTVEGKDNASSRVVTAHVDTLGAIVRAIKPSGRLKLDKIGGYPWNMIEGENCTVHIASTGESVTGTILIHQTSCHVYKDAGTAERTQDNMEVRLDLVVNSEQETRSLGIEVGDFVSFDPRTTITPTGFVKSRFLDDKVSAAILLNLLKTYRDWHIQLPVTTHFMFSCIEETGTGANSSIPENAVEFLAVDMGAMGDDQQTDEYTVSICVKDGSGPYNYTLRQHLVDLAKENKIDYRLDIYPFYGSDASAAMCAGADVKHALLGAGIESSHSYERTHIKSIQATEALVDAYLKSELV, from the coding sequence ATGAATCAAACATTAGAATATTTACAAGAATTATTAGCAGTCCCTTCTCCAACGGGATATACTGTAGGAGTGCAGGAGTATTTAATGAAAACTCTTGAAAAATTAGGATACCCTTATAAAAGAACACCAAAGGGAAATATTATCGTAACGGTAGAGGGGAAGGACAATGCTAGTAGTCGTGTAGTAACTGCCCATGTGGATACATTAGGAGCGATTGTTCGTGCCATTAAACCAAGTGGTCGTTTGAAATTAGATAAAATTGGTGGTTATCCATGGAATATGATTGAAGGAGAAAACTGTACCGTTCATATTGCTTCAACGGGTGAAAGTGTAACGGGAACAATTTTAATTCATCAAACAAGTTGTCATGTTTATAAAGATGCTGGTACAGCAGAACGGACGCAAGATAATATGGAAGTTCGTTTGGATCTAGTAGTCAATTCTGAACAAGAGACAAGAAGTTTAGGGATTGAAGTGGGAGACTTTGTTTCCTTTGATCCACGTACGACGATAACTCCAACGGGATTTGTAAAAAGTCGTTTCTTAGATGATAAAGTTAGTGCAGCTATTTTATTAAATTTATTAAAAACTTATCGTGATTGGCATATTCAGTTGCCAGTAACGACTCATTTTATGTTTAGTTGTATTGAAGAAACGGGAACGGGAGCGAATAGTAGCATTCCTGAAAATGCTGTGGAATTTTTAGCAGTAGATATGGGAGCTATGGGAGATGACCAACAAACAGATGAATATACGGTTTCTATTTGTGTGAAAGATGGTTCTGGTCCCTATAATTATACGCTACGTCAACATTTAGTAGACTTAGCAAAAGAAAATAAAATTGACTATCGATTAGATATTTATCCATTTTATGGAAGTGATGCTTCAGCAGCCATGTGTGCAGGAGCAGATGTTAAACATGCTCTACTAGGCGCAGGAATTGAATCGAGTCATTCATATGAAAGAACGCATATTAAATCAATTCAAGCAACTGAAGCTTTAGTAGATGCTTATTTAAAAAGCGAATTAGTATAA
- a CDS encoding DegV family protein — translation MTWKIITDSGCDIKHVESLPEHCTYVNVPLTIHVGEEEFIDNEALEIDQMMVKMYAYEGKTSSSCPSPESYLQSFEGADNIIVVTITGTLSGSHNSAQLAKKMYLEEHPDANIEIIDSLSASGEIVLLTQAIANFIKEDPSFEVVVKKARNYHSKTKLLFALASVDNLVKNGRLSKLVGRVVGLLNIRMVGQASTEGTLELLHKARGQKRAVTAIWDEMKKNNYQGGRVAISHCDNPEICAMITTAIHSEFPNADVQAYPTSGLCSYYAEQGGILMGYETH, via the coding sequence ATGACTTGGAAAATTATTACGGATTCTGGTTGTGATATTAAACACGTAGAATCTTTACCTGAGCATTGTACTTATGTGAATGTTCCTTTAACGATTCATGTAGGTGAGGAAGAATTTATTGATAATGAAGCTTTAGAAATTGATCAAATGATGGTTAAAATGTATGCCTATGAAGGGAAAACTTCCTCATCTTGTCCAAGCCCTGAGAGCTATTTACAATCATTTGAAGGTGCCGATAACATTATTGTTGTAACGATTACTGGTACTTTATCTGGAAGTCATAATAGTGCGCAATTAGCCAAAAAAATGTACTTAGAAGAACACCCTGATGCAAACATTGAAATTATCGATAGCTTATCAGCAAGTGGAGAAATAGTATTACTCACACAAGCCATTGCAAACTTCATCAAAGAAGATCCTTCTTTCGAAGTAGTTGTTAAGAAAGCTCGTAATTATCATTCAAAAACAAAACTATTATTTGCTCTAGCAAGTGTGGATAATCTTGTTAAAAACGGTCGCCTAAGTAAATTAGTTGGACGTGTCGTTGGATTACTGAATATTCGTATGGTTGGACAAGCTAGTACAGAAGGAACATTAGAATTACTCCATAAAGCACGTGGACAAAAGCGTGCTGTCACTGCTATCTGGGATGAAATGAAAAAGAACAATTACCAAGGTGGACGTGTTGCCATTAGTCATTGTGACAATCCAGAAATTTGTGCCATGATTACAACAGCAATTCACTCTGAATTTCCTAATGCCGATGTTCAAGCTTATCCTACTAGTGGATTATGTAGCTACTATGCTGAACAAGGCGGAATTTTAATGGGTTATGAGACTCATTAA
- a CDS encoding DJ-1 family glyoxalase III gives MKRAAIVLTTGFEEIEAIAPMDILRRVGVEVDIVGVSANVATGSHDLTISTDKELLAVKKELYDIVILPGGMPGAKLLKDHQEVQDFVKLHYDAGKLIAANCAAPIAIENSGALKNRNYTCYPGFEKQINDGTYTGDFVHQDGRVITGSGPAAAFEFSYTIVEALGIDAAPLREAMGYHRLVQQGV, from the coding sequence ATGAAAAGAGCAGCAATCGTGTTGACAACAGGTTTTGAAGAAATTGAGGCAATAGCGCCAATGGATATTTTACGTCGTGTAGGAGTAGAAGTCGATATAGTTGGAGTATCTGCTAATGTGGCAACGGGTTCTCATGATTTAACAATTTCCACAGATAAAGAATTATTAGCTGTGAAAAAAGAATTATATGATATTGTTATTTTACCCGGTGGTATGCCAGGAGCAAAATTATTAAAAGATCATCAAGAAGTGCAAGATTTTGTCAAACTACATTATGATGCAGGGAAATTGATTGCAGCTAATTGTGCTGCACCGATTGCGATTGAAAATTCTGGAGCATTAAAAAATCGTAACTATACTTGTTATCCTGGATTTGAAAAACAAATTAATGATGGTACTTATACAGGTGATTTTGTACATCAAGATGGACGAGTGATTACCGGATCTGGTCCAGCAGCAGCTTTTGAATTTTCTTATACAATTGTTGAAGCTTTAGGGATTGATGCAGCACCACTAAGAGAAGCGATGGGGTATCATCGTTTGGTACAACAAGGAGTTTAA
- a CDS encoding Fur family transcriptional regulator yields the protein MHEKELKQLKERLREDGVRMTTQRIAILDYLAEAHHPTAEDIYTAIVAKDPNISMATVYNNLNKLTYEGYLLELTYGDDASRYDFNIGKHYHVVCQECGIVEDLFYPLLEDVESVAESLTGYKVLGHRMEVFGVCPKCQKNYKK from the coding sequence ATGCACGAAAAAGAATTGAAACAATTAAAAGAGAGGCTAAGAGAAGATGGCGTTAGAATGACCACTCAAAGAATAGCCATTTTAGATTATTTAGCAGAGGCACATCATCCTACTGCAGAAGATATTTATACTGCTATTGTAGCTAAGGATCCAAATATTAGTATGGCAACCGTTTACAATAATTTAAATAAATTAACATATGAAGGATATTTACTAGAATTAACATATGGAGATGATGCTAGTAGATATGATTTTAATATCGGGAAGCATTATCATGTTGTTTGTCAAGAATGTGGTATTGTGGAGGATTTATTTTATCCCTTATTAGAAGATGTAGAATCAGTTGCAGAAAGTTTAACAGGGTATAAAGTTCTAGGACATCGAATGGAAGTTTTTGGAGTTTGTCCAAAATGTCAAAAAAATTATAAAAAGTGA
- a CDS encoding polysaccharide deacetylase family protein → MKKNLKGIKRFEPPQMIALAIMILLLVLVEWFVVSTLAKNHLIRRNQEIMKKVEEEDAKQYNEAVEVQTQTIGNTVITVSYPTIDQQVVEPIQKQLDALLEKAKEQYKDESIRTWVYLKVYQSHVLTGIQDVYYYQSVYQETKKGLEQVAYDELNHQLEGKEKSGTAVISELFVNDLEVTNHFVKKAMKVAKEQSLSEEQTEQLLKEFAYENWKNLDASIIQNGFRFNLKEPIQTSNGKTLRQISFAFQELFPILKSDRIPESQQEAYESWKNQLEERLNEKRVAISFDDGPSSELTPKVLEILKRYGVHATFYIMGKHVPGNEEIIKQIIDEGHEVGNHSYSHPLLTTLTPEGVYKQVADTQKLIGDATGGIRPTTLRPPYGGFNRMVAEQAGIAILNWSVDTLDWKNRNVNSILQEVREGTYNGSIILMHDIHPKTVEALPRLLDFLQQEGYAIGSIEELMGGQAMLPNHVYFDRKSHKEVQ, encoded by the coding sequence ATGAAGAAAAATTTGAAGGGAATAAAACGATTTGAACCACCTCAAATGATTGCGTTAGCTATCATGATTTTATTGTTAGTATTAGTGGAGTGGTTTGTAGTTAGCACTTTAGCAAAAAATCACTTAATTAGAAGAAATCAAGAAATCATGAAGAAAGTAGAAGAGGAAGATGCTAAACAATACAATGAAGCAGTAGAAGTTCAAACTCAAACAATAGGTAATACTGTAATTACTGTTTCCTATCCTACTATTGACCAACAAGTCGTAGAACCTATTCAAAAGCAATTAGATGCATTGTTAGAAAAAGCAAAAGAACAATATAAAGATGAATCTATTCGAACTTGGGTATATTTGAAAGTTTATCAATCTCATGTTTTAACGGGAATTCAAGATGTCTACTATTATCAATCTGTTTATCAGGAAACGAAAAAAGGATTGGAACAAGTAGCTTATGATGAATTAAATCATCAATTAGAAGGAAAAGAAAAGTCTGGAACAGCTGTTATTAGTGAATTATTTGTGAATGATTTAGAAGTTACGAATCATTTTGTAAAAAAAGCAATGAAAGTTGCTAAGGAACAATCGTTATCAGAGGAACAAACGGAGCAGTTGTTAAAAGAATTTGCATATGAAAATTGGAAGAATTTAGATGCCTCTATCATTCAAAATGGATTTAGATTCAATTTGAAAGAACCTATTCAAACTAGCAATGGAAAAACGTTACGCCAAATTTCATTTGCGTTCCAAGAGCTATTTCCAATTTTAAAGAGTGATCGTATTCCTGAAAGCCAACAAGAAGCTTATGAAAGTTGGAAAAATCAATTAGAAGAACGTTTAAATGAAAAACGTGTAGCAATTAGTTTTGATGATGGTCCAAGTAGTGAGTTGACTCCGAAAGTATTAGAGATTTTAAAACGTTATGGAGTTCATGCAACATTTTATATTATGGGGAAACATGTTCCTGGTAATGAAGAGATTATTAAACAAATTATTGATGAAGGACACGAGGTAGGAAATCATTCTTACAGTCATCCGTTGTTAACTACGTTAACTCCTGAAGGAGTCTATAAACAAGTAGCCGATACTCAAAAGTTAATTGGGGATGCTACTGGTGGAATTCGTCCAACAACTTTAAGACCTCCATATGGTGGTTTTAATCGTATGGTTGCAGAACAAGCAGGTATCGCAATTTTAAATTGGTCTGTGGATACTTTAGATTGGAAGAATCGTAATGTGAATAGTATTCTTCAAGAAGTTAGAGAAGGAACTTATAATGGTTCGATTATTTTAATGCACGATATTCATCCAAAAACAGTTGAAGCTTTACCAAGATTATTAGATTTCCTACAACAGGAAGGATATGCAATTGGTTCAATTGAAGAATTAATGGGTGGACAAGCAATGTTACCAAATCATGTATACTTCGATAGAAAATCACATAAAGAAGTTCAATAA
- the rpsO gene encoding 30S ribosomal protein S15 has protein sequence MAISKEQKNAIIKEYAIKEGDTGSPEVQIAVLTYEINHLNDHIRVHKKDYHSNRGLLKKVGHRRNLLAYLRNKDIQRYRELINRLGLRR, from the coding sequence ATGGCTATTTCTAAAGAACAAAAAAACGCAATCATCAAAGAGTACGCGATTAAAGAAGGAGATACTGGTTCACCAGAAGTACAAATTGCTGTACTTACTTACGAAATCAATCACTTAAACGATCATATTCGTGTACACAAAAAAGACTACCACTCAAATCGTGGTTTATTGAAAAAAGTTGGTCACCGTCGTAACTTATTAGCTTACTTACGTAACAAAGATATCCAACGTTACCGTGAGTTAATCAACCGTTTAGGTTTACGTCGTTAA
- a CDS encoding Type 1 glutamine amidotransferase-like domain-containing protein: MKYFLTSSASIPESYKVNTANGFVENLKNVLGKSTIKTLYISSDPDAFELTNDFSSYTKLGFEEVGLHFDPFIIFDHRQNVDIQDYLNEVDLVILSGGHVPTQNQFFQEIQLTKKIQSFEGVIIGISAGTMNAAETVYAHPELEGESIDSNYQRFIPGLGLTTKQVIPHYNFLKHEYLDGKHVIKEIATKDSMNQEFYIFPDGTYIYGHDGIEELYGEAYLLKNKIFKKMNTNDQIISL; the protein is encoded by the coding sequence ATGAAATATTTTTTAACAAGTAGTGCAAGCATTCCTGAATCTTATAAAGTTAATACTGCGAATGGTTTCGTTGAAAACTTGAAAAACGTTCTCGGTAAATCAACCATTAAAACCTTATATATTTCTTCTGATCCAGATGCATTTGAATTAACAAATGACTTTTCATCTTATACAAAATTAGGATTTGAAGAAGTTGGACTACATTTTGATCCATTTATTATTTTTGACCACCGCCAAAATGTAGATATTCAAGACTATTTAAATGAAGTCGATTTAGTCATTTTATCCGGTGGGCATGTTCCTACACAAAATCAATTTTTCCAAGAAATTCAATTAACTAAAAAAATTCAGTCGTTTGAAGGTGTCATCATTGGTATTAGTGCTGGAACAATGAATGCAGCAGAAACTGTTTACGCTCATCCTGAATTAGAAGGAGAAAGCATCGATTCAAACTATCAAAGATTTATACCAGGCTTAGGATTAACAACGAAGCAAGTCATTCCTCATTATAATTTTTTAAAACACGAATATTTAGATGGAAAACATGTCATTAAAGAAATCGCTACGAAAGATAGTATGAATCAAGAATTTTATATTTTCCCAGATGGAACTTATATTTATGGACATGATGGAATAGAAGAATTATACGGAGAAGCGTATCTCTTAAAAAATAAAATTTTCAAAAAAATGAATACGAATGATCAGATTATTTCACTGTAA
- a CDS encoding GNAT family N-acetyltransferase: MEAKLQELGYQNVYACIATPEVEDEYLTNNSVQYHEYMGYRLVGEFKRCGYKFDRWYHIVWMEKWIGEHKTPMEEPKRFSG, from the coding sequence ATGGAAGCGAAATTGCAAGAATTGGGGTATCAAAATGTCTATGCTTGCATTGCTACACCTGAAGTGGAAGATGAATATTTAACAAATAATAGTGTTCAATATCATGAATATATGGGATATCGATTAGTTGGGGAGTTTAAACGTTGCGGGTATAAATTTGATCGTTGGTATCATATTGTTTGGATGGAAAAATGGATAGGAGAGCACAAAACTCCAATGGAAGAACCAAAAAGATTTTCAGGTTAA
- a CDS encoding rhodanese-related sulfurtransferase codes for MSKKIRVLLYYKYVPIEDGAQFAAEHLEFCKSIGLKGRILVADEGINGTVSGDYETTQKYMDYVHSLPGMEDLWFKIDEEEEQAFKKMFVRYKKEIVHLGLEDNDFDNDINPLETTGAYLSPKEFKEALLDENTVVLDTRNDYEYDLGHFRGAIRPDIRNFRELPQWVRDNKEKFMDKRVVVYCTGGVRCEKFSGWMVREGYKDVGQLHGGIATYGKDPEVQGELWDGKMYVFDERIAVDINHVNPVVIGKDWFDGTPCERYVNCANPECNRQILTSEENEAKYIGGCSSECRVHPRNRYVAAKGLTPAEVMERLAVIGEELSVQA; via the coding sequence ATGTCAAAAAAAATTCGAGTACTATTGTACTATAAATATGTACCAATTGAAGATGGAGCACAATTTGCTGCAGAACATTTGGAATTTTGTAAATCAATCGGACTAAAGGGACGTATTTTAGTCGCTGATGAAGGAATTAATGGAACTGTTTCAGGAGACTATGAAACAACTCAAAAATATATGGACTATGTTCATTCTTTACCAGGAATGGAAGACTTATGGTTCAAAATTGATGAAGAAGAAGAACAAGCTTTCAAGAAAATGTTTGTTCGATACAAAAAAGAAATTGTTCATTTAGGATTAGAAGATAATGATTTTGATAATGACATTAATCCTTTAGAAACAACTGGAGCTTACTTATCTCCTAAAGAATTCAAAGAAGCTTTATTAGATGAAAATACAGTTGTATTAGATACACGTAATGATTATGAATATGATTTAGGACATTTCCGTGGAGCAATTCGTCCAGATATTCGTAACTTCCGTGAATTACCACAGTGGGTTCGTGATAATAAAGAAAAATTCATGGACAAACGTGTCGTAGTTTATTGTACAGGAGGCGTGCGTTGTGAGAAATTCTCAGGATGGATGGTTCGTGAAGGATATAAAGATGTAGGTCAATTACATGGTGGTATTGCGACTTACGGTAAAGATCCAGAAGTACAAGGCGAATTATGGGATGGAAAAATGTATGTTTTCGATGAGCGTATTGCGGTAGATATCAACCATGTAAATCCTGTTGTAATTGGAAAAGATTGGTTCGATGGTACTCCATGTGAACGTTATGTAAACTGTGCCAATCCAGAATGTAACCGTCAAATTTTAACTTCAGAAGAAAATGAAGCTAAATATATTGGTGGATGTAGTTCTGAATGCCGTGTTCACCCAAGAAACCGTTATGTAGCTGCAAAAGGATTGACTCCTGCAGAAGTAATGGAACGTTTAGCTGTAATTGGAGAAGAATTATCAGTTCAAGCTTAA
- a CDS encoding VanZ family protein translates to MTKSTRGTVSIIIAIVLMGLIFYSSSMPYHDQSLVSNIQQLLPFQPFSDVLSKIHFTYADKVISIPSLGYAQFIEFFIRKGAHFLVYYFIGYHWTRGLKVHLKNPGWSLMIAIFITVLYAITDEFHQGMTPGRIPLIQDMVLDSLGGVFGALLGFLKK, encoded by the coding sequence ATGACAAAATCCACTAGAGGAACAGTTTCGATTATCATTGCAATTGTGTTAATGGGACTTATATTTTATAGTTCGTCAATGCCTTATCATGATCAATCACTTGTTTCAAATATACAACAACTATTGCCATTTCAGCCATTTTCGGATGTACTTTCAAAAATTCATTTTACTTATGCAGATAAAGTCATTAGTATTCCTAGTTTAGGATATGCTCAATTTATTGAATTTTTTATTCGGAAGGGAGCCCATTTCTTAGTGTATTACTTCATTGGGTATCATTGGACGAGAGGATTAAAAGTGCATCTGAAAAATCCAGGATGGAGTTTAATGATTGCGATTTTTATTACCGTATTATATGCTATAACGGATGAGTTTCATCAAGGGATGACACCTGGAAGAATACCGCTAATTCAAGATATGGTATTAGATAGTTTAGGTGGAGTTTTTGGAGCCTTATTGGGATTTTTAAAAAAATAA
- the comGA gene encoding competence type IV pilus ATPase ComGA, translating into MEELTNEILLAALQFRIDDIHLLPFGEEYRFYLRDGEQLSLLKTIDSDTANRWITFVKYRSGMDVGEKRRPQSGAMKYEWNNGTSIELRLSVITNFKMQTSVVIRLLHLSMEEKKSGEISTYFPKDIELLQRMLHYKSGLILFSGPVSSGKTTTMYHLLRNRVNDTNLQVITMEEPVEMSEPLFLQTEINEKAGITYELLIKSSLRHHPDMMLIGEIRDEMTAKMVIRGALTGHLMLATVHAKDCKGVISRLEELGVTKDLLRQTLVAVVAQRLVPRYCTLCQSHCCFHCNHIPLSKKKATLFDIAYGTSLQHLIQEEEVLNPLEHPFNGKLRKAYALGYISKQSFEAYQIY; encoded by the coding sequence ATGGAGGAGCTAACGAATGAAATTTTATTGGCAGCACTTCAATTCCGCATTGATGACATTCATTTATTGCCTTTTGGGGAGGAGTATCGTTTTTATTTACGAGATGGAGAACAGTTATCCTTACTTAAGACAATTGATTCGGATACTGCTAATCGGTGGATTACTTTTGTAAAGTATCGGTCTGGGATGGATGTAGGGGAAAAACGTAGACCTCAAAGTGGTGCAATGAAATATGAATGGAATAATGGAACAAGTATTGAATTAAGGTTATCAGTGATCACAAACTTTAAAATGCAAACTTCCGTTGTGATTCGTTTATTACATTTATCGATGGAGGAGAAAAAATCTGGAGAGATCTCCACCTATTTTCCAAAAGATATTGAGCTTCTTCAGAGAATGTTGCATTACAAGAGTGGGCTAATATTATTTTCAGGACCCGTTAGCTCCGGAAAAACGACAACGATGTATCACTTGTTAAGAAACCGTGTCAATGATACAAATTTGCAAGTAATCACAATGGAAGAACCAGTAGAAATGAGTGAACCGTTGTTTTTGCAAACAGAAATCAATGAAAAAGCAGGAATTACGTATGAATTGCTGATCAAAAGTTCATTAAGGCATCATCCAGATATGATGTTAATCGGAGAAATTCGAGATGAAATGACAGCAAAAATGGTAATTCGGGGTGCATTAACAGGGCATTTAATGTTAGCGACAGTTCATGCAAAAGATTGTAAAGGAGTTATTTCAAGATTAGAGGAATTAGGAGTTACAAAAGACTTATTAAGGCAAACATTAGTTGCAGTAGTAGCACAACGTTTAGTGCCACGATATTGTACTCTTTGTCAGAGTCATTGTTGCTTCCACTGTAATCATATTCCTCTTTCAAAGAAAAAGGCAACGTTATTTGATATTGCTTATGGAACTTCATTGCAACATTTAATTCAAGAAGAAGAGGTGTTGAATCCGTTGGAACATCCATTTAATGGAAAGTTGAGGAAAGCTTATGCACTTGGATATATTTCAAAACAAAGTTTCGAAGCCTACCAAATCTATTAA
- the comGB gene encoding competence type IV pilus assembly protein ComGB, with product MHLDIFQNKVSKPTKSIKKWSNKTQALFLSQVGELLDEGFTLQETLEFAKLLIPKQEAVISMMMEHLLMGERFDEVLHLVGYSDSICSQIYLSMSTGSFALSCRTIGQYLTQKDIQLKKLRQVLIYPCILIVFLVCMVAAIRYLLLGQLQSMVQVESIKDHMMLYLIWNGFVHLPWIVLGVSLFMGTAVGIVYLFWRNKTILKRIRFLTRLPIVGGLVCQYYTFLYAREFAYFLGNGQSLLQMIEQMKQAGTSLLTKAIAEFIEEEMQKGTSFSSAIHQLNLFQQPLILLIVQGELTHQLDIKLRQFSKNSFEDFKGTLEKKILLVQPVLFIGIGLMIMSMYIILMLPTLTMIGGN from the coding sequence ATGCACTTGGATATATTTCAAAACAAAGTTTCGAAGCCTACCAAATCTATTAAGAAATGGTCTAATAAAACGCAAGCATTATTTTTAAGTCAAGTTGGTGAGTTATTAGATGAAGGATTTACTTTGCAAGAAACATTGGAATTTGCCAAATTATTGATTCCAAAACAAGAAGCCGTCATTAGTATGATGATGGAACATTTATTGATGGGAGAAAGATTTGATGAAGTCTTACATTTGGTAGGATATTCCGATTCTATTTGTTCTCAAATTTATTTGTCGATGTCGACAGGTTCTTTTGCACTTTCTTGCCGTACCATTGGACAATATTTAACCCAAAAAGATATTCAACTTAAAAAGTTACGGCAAGTGTTAATTTATCCTTGCATTTTAATAGTTTTTCTAGTTTGTATGGTTGCCGCGATTCGCTATTTATTACTTGGTCAACTGCAATCGATGGTCCAAGTGGAAAGTATCAAAGACCATATGATGCTTTATTTGATATGGAATGGCTTTGTTCATTTACCTTGGATTGTATTAGGAGTTAGTCTATTCATGGGAACTGCAGTTGGCATAGTGTATTTATTTTGGAGAAATAAAACGATTTTGAAACGCATACGATTTTTAACTCGTCTTCCAATTGTAGGAGGTTTAGTGTGCCAATATTACACATTTTTATATGCAAGAGAATTTGCTTATTTTTTAGGAAATGGTCAGTCATTATTGCAAATGATTGAACAGATGAAACAAGCAGGTACAAGCCTTTTAACAAAAGCTATTGCTGAGTTTATTGAAGAGGAGATGCAAAAAGGGACTTCGTTTTCAAGTGCGATTCACCAATTGAATTTATTTCAACAACCACTCATTTTATTAATTGTTCAAGGAGAATTAACGCATCAACTAGATATCAAATTACGACAATTTTCCAAAAATTCATTTGAAGATTTTAAAGGAACACTGGAAAAGAAAATTTTGCTTGTTCAGCCAGTTTTATTTATTGGAATTGGGCTCATGATTATGTCAATGTACATTATTTTAATGTTACCAACATTAACAATGATAGGAGGAAATTAA